Proteins encoded within one genomic window of Fuerstiella sp.:
- the trxA gene encoding thioredoxin, which translates to MSENLLEFTDANFEADVLKSSEPVLVDFWAPWCGPCRMLTPIIEELSEEYAGKVKIGKINTDDNQQTAVEYAVTSIPTVILFKDGEIVDKVVGAPPKAHFNTMLNGAIG; encoded by the coding sequence ATGTCAGAAAATCTCCTGGAATTTACCGACGCCAATTTCGAAGCAGACGTGCTGAAGTCATCAGAACCGGTGTTGGTTGACTTCTGGGCTCCTTGGTGTGGTCCCTGTCGCATGCTGACTCCCATAATTGAAGAGCTGTCTGAAGAATATGCAGGCAAAGTAAAGATTGGAAAAATCAACACGGATGACAACCAGCAAACCGCGGTGGAGTATGCTGTCACCTCGATCCCAACGGTCATCCTTTTTAAAGACGGTGAGATTGTTGATAAGGTGGTCGGAGCTCCCCCCAAGGCGCATTTCAATACCATGTTAAACGGGGCAATCGGCTGA